A single genomic interval of halophilic archaeon DL31 harbors:
- a CDS encoding hypothetical protein (KEGG: hwa:HQ1397A hypothetical protein): MGSDRDPVEEGSASHTDLYGIATWEPRSWLDKLASLLYTLLTLTSRVVIVVGAFIALAAIGGLSAIADPQTAILTLLSAVPALGLAAYVWYTDVTNEPLSLLVGTFFLGVLTATFAAVLNSTFQPFFQGLAFFGTVLFYFLVVGPVEETVKMLAVRLFAYGSDRFSTVLDGAVYGAMAGLGFAFIENALYIRQSIPVAELELGLSLLGAGGGITAIRAVAGPGHVIYSAFAGYYLGLAKFNREHRGPLVIKGLLIAAFIHALYNSTIGIGTTLISAGTGLPAIVSFLLYVIVYDGFWGYLLFKKIRAYRQAYDAASSRGQAATDSTFEFETAEEEPETEQF; encoded by the coding sequence ATGGGAAGCGACCGCGACCCGGTCGAGGAGGGGTCGGCAAGTCATACTGACCTCTACGGTATCGCGACATGGGAGCCGCGGTCGTGGCTGGACAAGCTGGCGTCGCTGCTCTACACACTGCTGACGCTCACCTCGCGGGTGGTCATCGTCGTCGGGGCCTTCATCGCGCTCGCGGCAATCGGCGGACTCTCAGCCATCGCGGATCCGCAGACGGCGATCCTCACGCTGCTCTCGGCGGTGCCGGCGCTTGGGCTGGCGGCCTACGTCTGGTACACCGACGTGACGAACGAGCCGCTCTCGTTGCTGGTCGGGACGTTCTTCCTTGGTGTGCTGACGGCGACGTTCGCGGCGGTACTCAACAGTACGTTCCAGCCCTTCTTCCAGGGGCTGGCGTTCTTCGGGACGGTGCTGTTTTACTTCCTCGTTGTCGGCCCGGTCGAGGAGACGGTGAAGATGCTCGCGGTGCGGCTGTTCGCCTACGGGAGCGACCGCTTCAGCACGGTGCTCGACGGCGCGGTGTACGGCGCGATGGCGGGATTGGGGTTTGCCTTCATCGAGAACGCGCTCTACATCCGGCAGAGCATCCCGGTCGCCGAACTCGAACTCGGCCTCTCGCTGCTGGGTGCCGGCGGCGGCATCACGGCGATCCGGGCGGTTGCGGGGCCGGGCCACGTCATCTACTCGGCCTTTGCGGGCTACTACCTCGGGCTGGCGAAGTTCAACCGTGAACACCGCGGCCCCTTGGTGATCAAGGGGCTGCTGATTGCGGCGTTCATCCACGCGCTCTACAACTCCACCATCGGCATCGGGACGACGCTCATCAGTGCGGGAACCGGGCTCCCGGCAATCGTCTCGTTCCTGCTCTACGTTATCGTCTACGACGGCTTCTGGGGGTACCTCCTGTTCAAGAAAATCCGGGCGTACCGACAGGCCTACGACGCCGCGAGCAGCCGCGGCCAGGCGGCGACAGATAGCACCTTCGAGTTCGAAACTGCGGAGGAAGAGCCAGAAACCGAGCAGTTTTGA
- a CDS encoding protein of unknown function DUF1028 (PFAM: Protein of unknown function DUF1028~KEGG: hut:Huta_0590 protein of unknown function DUF1028), with product MTFSICVREEYEDEEGNDQRRYGVAVTTRLPAVGTLCPFASENGAVATQSLVNVELGERGIEYIDDGLSVEDALQSLLNADEGAEQRQLHGIDADGTFTFSGEECHDWYGHTSGDGYSVAGNLLTGEAVIENVAETYQDSDPDQPLAKPLVDALGAGYAEGGDKREELHVQSAALKVRTTEDEEHSPYYNDLRVDATETPIQDLRETYRLANDGFAAAMERYEEAMAEDDMSEVDDDSEE from the coding sequence GTGACGTTCAGCATCTGCGTTCGCGAGGAGTACGAAGACGAGGAGGGCAACGACCAGCGCCGCTACGGCGTCGCTGTCACCACCCGCCTCCCGGCTGTCGGGACGCTCTGTCCTTTCGCATCCGAGAACGGCGCTGTCGCCACCCAGAGTCTGGTGAACGTTGAACTCGGGGAGCGAGGTATCGAGTACATCGACGACGGTCTCTCTGTCGAGGACGCGCTTCAGTCCCTGCTCAACGCCGACGAGGGTGCCGAGCAGCGCCAACTCCATGGGATCGACGCCGACGGCACGTTCACCTTCTCCGGCGAGGAGTGCCACGACTGGTACGGACACACGAGCGGCGACGGCTACAGCGTCGCAGGCAACCTCCTGACTGGTGAGGCCGTTATCGAGAACGTCGCCGAGACCTACCAGGACTCCGACCCGGACCAGCCACTCGCCAAGCCCCTCGTGGATGCGTTGGGTGCAGGCTACGCGGAGGGTGGCGACAAGCGCGAGGAACTCCACGTTCAGAGTGCGGCGCTCAAAGTCCGGACGACGGAGGACGAAGAGCACTCGCCGTACTACAACGACCTGCGTGTCGATGCGACGGAGACCCCGATTCAGGACCTCAGAGAGACGTACCGCCTCGCGAACGACGGGTTCGCGGCGGCGATGGAGCGCTACGAGGAGGCGATGGCGGAAGACGACATGAGCGAGGTTGACGACGACAGCGAGGAGTAG
- a CDS encoding nitrogen-fixing NifU domain-containing protein (PFAM: NIF system FeS cluster assembly, NifU, C-terminal~KEGG: hbo:Hbor_27860 thioredoxin-like protein) has translation MSEMSLKERVEEWMVGQMPIIRMHGGRSMVREADPETGTVSVELGGSCAGCGISDLTAQNIKRDLIQDFEEVDEVHVIVPSTGEQGEATVEGGRGGEIQYGTEHPNHF, from the coding sequence ATGAGCGAAATGAGCCTCAAAGAGCGCGTCGAGGAGTGGATGGTGGGCCAGATGCCCATCATTCGGATGCACGGCGGTCGGAGTATGGTCCGGGAGGCCGACCCCGAGACCGGCACCGTCAGCGTCGAACTCGGCGGCTCCTGTGCCGGCTGTGGCATCAGTGACCTGACCGCCCAGAACATCAAGCGCGACCTGATTCAGGACTTCGAGGAGGTCGACGAGGTCCACGTGATCGTCCCCTCCACGGGCGAACAGGGCGAGGCCACCGTTGAGGGCGGCCGCGGCGGTGAAATCCAGTACGGCACCGAACACCCGAACCACTTCTGA
- a CDS encoding RNA-binding protein AU-1 (KEGG: hbo:Hbor_27850 RNA-binding protein au-1~HAMAP: RNA-binding protein AU-1~PFAM: Protein of unknown function DUF402) has product MTDGSAEPAANVRVRGIYATALTRRLLDAGHGVVQASPPIQERFDAELSPESHDVTVVTSDDRQGLNLAGEHKYVEAVQTLFTDVAIDTLSWADPAPEDAVFDGRVVDTLSEGAVVDLGGVEGFLSFYRVDGQIDEGDAVRVQVTDPAVPWDTNRPVLDTGPGFSVSAGLATLTRGSSGIRVEGRDDAAGRELAGMTDLLPLDPPDSWGLEWRRDAREAGMDALSGALERVTERAEKLDSALGTDIEPVRTVATPSAGAWVWFGRESRFALDEIRRDVRATMVGHHRVKAGSSAASAGVDFAEALCGDHLSGSEEFPFGTVTEQFGPRKGDQLRIDHGKPAGQRIVLGRGEVVEYDIDGTVAVERKMSPGGTYDALGVPRESGDTALTKFREGRWWYPTVYRDADGKHKGTYVNICTPVEIFPDAARYVDLEVDVIRYPDGGVKRVDDDELDEAVEAGLLSEELADRARQVAASLVNAL; this is encoded by the coding sequence ATGACCGACGGCTCCGCCGAGCCCGCTGCGAACGTCCGCGTGCGCGGCATCTACGCCACCGCCCTCACGCGACGACTGCTCGACGCCGGCCACGGCGTCGTTCAGGCCTCGCCGCCGATTCAGGAGCGATTCGACGCCGAGCTCTCGCCCGAGAGTCACGATGTCACGGTCGTGACCAGCGACGACCGACAGGGACTGAACCTTGCTGGCGAGCACAAGTATGTCGAGGCGGTCCAGACGCTGTTCACCGACGTAGCTATCGACACGCTCTCGTGGGCGGACCCGGCGCCGGAGGATGCGGTGTTCGACGGTCGGGTCGTCGACACACTGAGCGAGGGCGCTGTCGTCGACCTCGGTGGCGTGGAGGGGTTCCTCTCGTTCTATCGCGTCGACGGTCAAATCGACGAGGGCGACGCCGTCCGCGTGCAGGTGACTGACCCAGCCGTTCCATGGGACACCAACCGACCAGTCCTTGACACCGGTCCCGGATTCTCCGTGAGTGCGGGACTGGCAACCCTGACCCGTGGCAGCAGCGGTATTCGCGTCGAAGGGCGCGACGACGCGGCGGGCCGGGAACTCGCTGGGATGACTGACCTCCTCCCGCTTGACCCACCGGACAGCTGGGGGCTGGAGTGGCGCCGCGACGCGCGCGAGGCCGGCATGGATGCACTCAGTGGGGCGCTGGAACGGGTCACCGAACGGGCGGAGAAGCTCGATTCAGCTCTCGGAACCGACATCGAGCCGGTCCGAACTGTCGCAACGCCGAGCGCAGGTGCCTGGGTCTGGTTCGGTCGGGAGTCCCGGTTCGCCCTCGACGAAATCCGCCGCGACGTGAGGGCGACGATGGTCGGCCATCACCGAGTGAAAGCCGGCAGCAGCGCCGCCAGCGCAGGCGTGGATTTCGCTGAGGCGCTCTGTGGCGACCACCTTTCAGGGAGTGAGGAGTTCCCCTTTGGCACGGTCACGGAGCAGTTCGGGCCACGGAAAGGTGACCAACTCCGCATCGACCACGGGAAGCCGGCGGGCCAGCGCATCGTCCTCGGCAGGGGTGAGGTCGTGGAGTACGACATAGATGGCACCGTCGCCGTCGAGCGGAAAATGTCCCCAGGCGGCACGTACGATGCACTCGGCGTCCCCCGGGAATCAGGTGACACGGCCCTCACCAAGTTCCGAGAGGGGCGCTGGTGGTACCCGACGGTCTACCGTGACGCCGACGGCAAGCACAAAGGCACCTACGTCAACATCTGCACGCCAGTCGAGATATTTCCGGACGCGGCGCGCTACGTCGACCTTGAGGTGGATGTCATTCGCTACCCCGACGGAGGGGTCAAGCGCGTCGACGACGACGAACTCGACGAGGCTGTCGAGGCTGGACTCCTCTCAGAAGAACTCGCGGACCGTGCGCGGCAGGTCGCCGCCAGCCTCGTGAACGCGCTCTAA
- a CDS encoding protein of unknown function DUF1621 (PFAM: Protein of unknown function DUF1621~KEGG: hvo:HVO_0392 hypothetical protein), translated as MGIMSKILSGGGNRSTEDYVTLDLQEDFETAGAANSMRVHFAEIAGQQDVIAIKDAVYDGDLVIADITRHSTTDSASDRIIDELRQVAQEVDGDIVQKGDDQIIITPTGVGISRDKLN; from the coding sequence ATGGGAATCATGAGTAAGATCCTCAGCGGCGGTGGCAACCGCAGCACCGAGGACTACGTCACACTGGACCTTCAGGAGGACTTCGAGACCGCCGGCGCCGCCAACAGCATGCGCGTCCACTTCGCTGAAATCGCGGGCCAGCAGGACGTGATCGCGATCAAAGACGCCGTCTACGACGGTGATCTCGTCATCGCAGACATCACCCGCCACTCGACCACCGACAGCGCCTCCGACCGCATCATCGACGAGCTCCGGCAGGTGGCCCAGGAGGTCGACGGCGACATCGTCCAGAAAGGTGACGACCAGATCATCATCACACCGACCGGCGTCGGCATTTCGCGCGACAAGCTGAACTGA